In one Lolium rigidum isolate FL_2022 chromosome 3, APGP_CSIRO_Lrig_0.1, whole genome shotgun sequence genomic region, the following are encoded:
- the LOC124704643 gene encoding glycine-rich RNA-binding protein 2, mitochondrial-like, whose translation MAFLQKLGTIAKRSAGSGSSLLQAVRCMSSSKVFIGGISYGTDEQSLGDAFSSYGQVIEAKVIMDRETGRSRGFGFVTYTSAEEAGAAITGMDGKDLQGRIVRVSYAHDRGSRAGGFGAGGGFGGGGGGYGGSGGGGYGGGGYSGGGGYGGGGYASGGGGGYNAGNYGPPQGGQGGYGGGDAGYTGGGGYSAAPGNYGGDGLNQGGGAPAAAFGDGNYGANNDASAGKLDDLLSDLKFDVSGKEDVAVDAKTSDGQDDLLDDDFKAEDVAEDDYANKRS comes from the exons ATGGCGTTCCTCCAGAAGCTCGGGACTATCGCCAAGCGATCCGCGGGTTCCGGCTCCTCGCTGCTCCAGGCGGTCCGCTGCATGTCCTCCTCCAAGGTCTTCATCGGAG GCATCTCGTACGGCACGGATGAGCAGAGCCTCGGGGACGCGTTCTCTAGCTACGGCCAAGTCATTGAAG CCAAGGTAATCATGGACCGCGAAACTGGAAGGTCAAGGGGGTTCGGTTTTGTGACCTACACTTCGGCAGAGGAGGCCGGAGCTGCCATTACTGGAATGGATGGGAAG GATCTGCAGGGTCGAATAGTGAGGGTGAGCTATGCTCATGACCGTGGTAGTCGTGCTGGTGGCTTTGGTGCTGGTGGTGGctttggcggcggtggtggtggatatggcggcagcggcggcggtggttacGGTGGAGGAGGCTACAGCGGGGGTGGTGGATACGGTGGAGGAGGCTATGcaagtggtggtggcggcggatacAATGCTGGGAACTATGGTCCCCCTCAAGGTGGGCAAGGTGGCTATGGGGGTGGTGATGCTGGTTACACAGGTGGTGGTGGATATAGTGCTGCTCCTGGCAACTACGGCGGCGATGGCCTGAATCAAGGTGGTGGAGCACCTGCTGCGGCATTTGGAGATGGAAACTACGGCGCAAACAATGATGCCTCTGCTGGGAAGCTTGATGACCTGCTAAGTGATCTCAAATTCGATGTTTCTGGCAAGGAGGACGTTGCTGTGGATGCGAAGACCAGTGACGGCCAGGATGActtgcttgatgatgatttcaaggCTGAAGATGTGGCCGAGGATGACTACGCGAACAAGAGAAGCTGA
- the LOC124697793 gene encoding WUSCHEL-related homeobox 8-like, whose amino-acid sequence MNRDKGKACASTTPAEVSGGAWEVPGYVMVMTDEQVEVLRKQISIYATICEQLLEMHHALTSHQGSIAGVRSGGNLYRDPPTVHGDKKFTARQRWQPTQMQLHILESIFGQGNGALPGRQKIQDITVELSQHGQVAETNVYNWFQNRRARAKRNLKRKQAASPLNNGESEAQAPSSSN is encoded by the exons ATGAATCGGGACAAGGGCAAGGCCTGCGCCTCCACCACGCCGGCGGAGGTGAGCggcggcgcatgggaggtgccagGGTACGTCATGGTGATGACGGACGAGCAGGTGGAGGTGCTCCGGAAGCAGATCTCAATCTACGCAACCATCTGCGAGCAGCTCCTCGAGATGCACCACGCCCTCACCTCGCACCAGGGCTCCATTGCAG GCGTGAGGTCCGGTGGTAATCTGTACCGTGATCCTCCGACGGTTCATGGAGATAAGAAGTTCACCGCGAGGCAGCGATGGCAACCGACCCAGATGCAGCTGCATATCCTCGAGAGCATTTTCGGCCAAGGAAATGGAGCGCTACCGGGCAGGCAGAAGATACAAGACATCACGGTGGAGCTCTCGCAGCACGGCCAGGTCGCGGAGACCAATGTCTACAACTGGTTTCAGAACCGACGTGCGCGTGCCAAGCGCAATCTGAAGCGCAAGCAGGCAGCATCGCCGCTAAATAACGGTGAATCTGAAGCTCAGGCACCCAGCTCCTCTAACTAG
- the LOC124704644 gene encoding sugar phosphate exchanger 3-like: MRAKKMIYGFSISLILINLASIMERADENLLPAVYKEVSAAFDAGPTDLGYLTFIMNFLKSIASPLAGVLALQYDRPTILAIGTVFWAISTGAVGVSQYFQQVAFWRGVNGVGLAIVIPSLQSFIADSYKDGTRGAGFGLLALIGSIGGIGGSILATIMAGRDYWGLPGWRFAFIVVAFVSLLIGLLVYFYTVDPRKVSPSNFGDEDSHERSRLVGNTSIFPPQSIWKDSWITARSVMKVRTFQIIVLQGIVGSLPWTAVVFFTMWFELIGFDNKSSAGLNSLFAIGCASGSFLGGVIADRLSRRYPDSGRIMCAQFSAFMGIPFSWILLTLIPQSVDYWYSYAFTLFLMGITISWCATCANNPMFAEVVPPKHRTMIYAFDRAFEGSFASLAAPAVGMVTEKIYGYNSKTVNLENGSVAGAYALSRGLLTMMIVPFGMCFLFYTPLYFVFKRDRDNARLAASAKELELM, from the exons ATGAG GGCGAAAAAGATGATATATGGATTCTCCATCTCCCTTATCCTCATCAACCTGGCTTCCATAATGGAACGGGCTGATGAGAATCTCCTCCCAGCCGTGTACAAGGAAGTCAGTGCTGCCTTCGATGCTGGTCCTACTGATCTGGGGTACCTTACGTTTATAATGAACTTTCTGAAGTCCATAGCATCTCCCTTGGCAGGTGTCCTTGCTCTTCAGTATGATCGCCCCACTATTCTTGCGATCGGAACTGTCTTCTGGGCTATATCAACAGGGGCGGTTGGTGTCAGCCAGTATTTTCAGCAGGTTGCATTCTGGAGAGGTGTAAATGGTGTCGGACTTGCCATTGTAATACCATCACTTCAATCCTTCATTGCTGATAGCTACAAAGATGGCACTCGTGGCGCAGGATTTGGCCTGTTAGCCCTTATTGGCTCAATAGGTGGTATAGGAGGAAGTATTCTGGCTACAATCATGGCCGGAAGGGATTACTGGGGATTGCCTGGATGGCGATTTGCGTTCATTGTGGTAGCatttgtgagcttgttaattgGGCTTCTTGTCTATTTTTACACCGTTGATCCTAGAAAAGTGTCCCCAAGCAATTTTGGTGATGAGGACAGCCACGAGAG GTCACGTTTGGTTGGCAATACTAGTATTTTTCCTCCACAGTCTATCTGGAAGGATTCATGGATAACTGCAAGATCTGTCATGAAAGTGCGGACATTTCAAATCATTGTCTTGCAAGGCATAGTTGGCTCTCTGCCATGGACTGCTGTTGTTTTCTTCACGATGTGGTTTGAGCTGATTG GTTTCGACAATAAAAGCTCAGCAGGATTAAACAGCCTATTCGCTATCGGCTGTGCCAGTGGATCATTTCTTGGTGGAGTAATCGCAGATCGCTTGTCAAGACGCTACCCGGATTCAGGCCGCATCATGTGTGCTCAGTTCAGTGCCTTCATGGGCATCCCTTTCTCATGGATTCTCCTTACACTCATCCCCCAGTCAGTTGATTACTGGTATAGCTACGCTTTCACACTCTTCTTGATGGGGATCACCATAAGCTGGTGCGCCACCTGCGCAAACAACCCGATGTTCGCAGAGGTAGTCCCTCCCAAGCACCGCACTATGATCTACGCCTTCGATCGCGCATTTGAGGGCTCATTCGCCTCCCTGGCTGCCCCTGCTGTCGGTATGGTGACAGAGAAGATCTATGGCTACAACTCGAAGACGGTCAATCTGGAAAACGGATCAGTGGCGGGGGCGTATGCTCTCTCAAGGGGGCTGCTGACCATGATGATTGTTCCTTTTGGTATGTGCTTCTTGTTCTACACCCCGCTGTACTTTGTGTTCAAGCGTGATCGCGATAATGCGAGGTTAGCAGCCAGCGCCAAGGAGCTCGAGCTTATGTGA